Proteins encoded by one window of Oreochromis niloticus isolate F11D_XX linkage group LG17, O_niloticus_UMD_NMBU, whole genome shotgun sequence:
- the arl1 gene encoding ADP-ribosylation factor-like protein 1: protein MGGFFSSLFSGLFGTREMRILILGLDGAGKTTILYRLQVGEVVTTIPTIGFNVETVTYKNLKFQVWDLGGQTSIRPYWRCYYSNTDAVIYVVDSSDRDRMGISKSELVAMLEEEELKKAILVVFANKQDMDQAMTPTEVANALGLPALKDRKWQIFKTSATKGTGLDEAMEWLVDSLKSRQ from the exons ATGG gtgGTTTCTTCTCTAGTCTCTTCTCTGGCCTGTTTGGCACCAGGGAGATGAGGATTTTGATCCTGGGTTTGGATGGTGCCGGGAAAACCACCATTCTGTACAGACTGCAGGTCGGAGAGGTGGTGACCACAATTCCCA CAATTGGTTTCAACGTTGAGACGGTCACATACAAGAACCTGAAGTTCCAGGTGTGGGATCTGGGAGGACAGACGAGTATCAG GCCCTACTGGCGCTGTTATTACTCAAACACAGACGCAGTCATCTATGTCGTCGACAGCAGTGACCGTGACAGGATGGGCATCTCAAAGTCTGAACTGGTTGCTATGTTGGAG GAAGAGGAGCTGAAGAAGGCGATCCTTGTGGTGTTTGCGAACAAACAGGACATGGATCAGGCCATGACACCGACCGAGGTGGCCAACGCCCTGGGCCTGCCTGCCCTTAAAGACAGAAAATGGCAGATCTTTAAGACTTCAGCCACCAAAGGCACAGGGCTGGACGAGGCTATGGAGTG GTTGGTGGATTCCCTGAAGAGTCGGCAGTAA
- the LOC100709697 gene encoding protein LCHN, with product MVERSDRAPLLDWEEVPSAEKPGGTSPTKERLSSPSNSRALGCSAPGFGWSSGPGGPIASRSVSNADGCSAPPATSSDLAGTDEALPPNKEEHLSDTGPREVSLEDRMVKWEEKDQIVSVFVVTFNTRSGNMLEWCLPKDMDLEGVEFKAIASGSHRVSTDFIYFRKGCYFGLACFANMAVESTVERGARMKSVGILSPSYTLLYRYMSFLEHQVRLQLQSPGHYSPLEAFYEDKRALLPPSGDGVVTALPANAWSAAINHSMHPEMKITHPAGCMSHFIRFFGEQIMVLWKLALLRRRILIFSPPPVGVVCYRVYCCCCLANISIPGVGVAVPEFRPFFYVNVADISALENELSYVACTTEKIFEEKKDLYDVYVDNQNVKTYRDGLKPLLRLSTADREKYRKLTEQRQMLLYSQEENGDCVSSEEDLFILFFLEQNNRIFQTLSEVAGSPDPTVTQESVRAMGLDPHGDRLFLLHLLEIYGYDTLLVSEQLCCS from the exons ATGGTGGAGCGGTCGGACCGAGCCCCTTTGCTGGACTGGGAAGAGGTTCCGTCCGCGGAGAAGCCCGGAGGTACTTCTCCGACGAAGGAGCGACTGTCGAGCCCCTCCAACAGCCGTGCCTTAGGATGCTCCGCGCCCGGGTTTGGGTGGAGCAGCGGACCGGGGGGTCCCATTGCCAGCAGGTCTGTCTCCAACGCAGACGGCTGCAGCGCCCCGCCCGCGACCTCCAGCGATCTGGCGGGTACAGACGAAGCGCTGCCACCCAACAAGGAGGAGCATCTCTCGGATACAGGACCGAGGGAGGTGTCGCTAGAAGACAGGATGGTGAAATGGGAGGAAAAGGACCAGATAGTGTCGGTATTTGTGGTTACATTCAATACCAGATCAG GAAACATGCTGGAGTGGTGTCTGCCCAAAGACATGGACCTGGAGGGAGTGGAGTTCAAAGCCATTGCCAGCGGCTCCCACCGAGTCAGCACAGACTTCAT CTACTTCCGTAAGGGCTGCTACTTTGGCCTCGCCTGCTTTGCCAACATGGCAGTGGAGAGCACGGTGGAGAGGGGGGCGAGGATGAAGTCGGTTGGGATCCTGTCTCCCTCCTACACCCTGCTCTACCGCTACATGAGCTTTCTGGAGCACCAGGTCAG GCTCCAGCTTCAGTCCCCGGGCCACTACTCTCCCCTTGAGGCCTTCTATGAGGACAAGAGAGCACTTCTGCCCCCTAGTGGAGACGGTGTTGTCACTGCATTACCAGCCAACGCTTGGAGTGCAGCAATCAACCACAGCATGCACCCCGAGATGAAG ATCACCCACCCGGCCGGCTGCATGTCCCACTTCATCCGCTTCTTCGGGGAGCAGATCATGGTACTGTGGAAACTGGCTCTCCTCCGCCGACGCATCCTCATCTTCTCTCCTCCACCCGTGGGTGTGGTCTGCTACAGAG TGTACTGCTGCTGTTGCCTGGCAAACATCTCTATCCCCGGGGTGGGCGTGGCCGTGCCCGAGTTCCGGCCCTTCTTCTACGTTAATGTGGCTGATATCAGCGCCCTGGAGAACGAGCTTTCCTATGTCGCGT GCACCACTGAGAAGATCTTTGAGGAGAAGAAGGATCTGTACGACGTGTACGTAGATAACCAGAATGTAAAGACCTACAGAGACGGCCTGAAGCCGCTGCTCCGCCTCAGCACAGCCGACAGGGAAAAGTATCGTAAGCTCACCGAGCAGAG acagaTGCTGCTGTACTCCCAGGAGGAGAATGGAGACTGTGTGTCCAGTGAAGAGGATCTCTTTATTCT GTTTTTCCTGGAACAGAACAACAGGATTTTCCAGACGCTGAGCGAGGTGGCAGGAAGCCCCGACCCCACCGTAACCCAGGAGAGCGTGAGGGCCATGGGCCTGGATCCGCACGGAGACAGGCTCTTCCTGCTCCACCTTCTGGAGATCTACGGCTACGACACCCTGCTGGTGTCAGAGCAGCTGTGCTGCAGCTGA